A genomic window from Rhizobium sp. EC-SD404 includes:
- a CDS encoding outer membrane protein assembly factor BamD codes for MTVKVRQQSGSSLARSAALGLLVAVAGVAAGCQTEPDIDITALASEVDPPDVLYNQGLANLQGGRLTEAARKFEAIDRQHPYSEFARRALVMNSFVKYRQGDYDEAVNGANRYLSLYPGDEDAAYAQYIIGLAYFRQIRDVTQDQRDSARAIQAMQTVVDRYPDSEYVEDAQAKIRFARDQLAGKEMQVGRYYLERREYVAAINRFRNVVERYPNTRQVEEALARLVEANYALGLTDEAQTAAAVLGHNYPDSQWYADSYALLQTGGLQPRENSGSWISRAGAAILGPDA; via the coding sequence ATGACAGTCAAGGTTCGGCAACAGTCCGGGAGCTCGCTTGCGAGAAGCGCGGCGCTTGGTCTCTTGGTCGCCGTCGCGGGCGTCGCTGCGGGCTGCCAGACGGAGCCCGATATCGACATCACGGCGCTTGCAAGTGAAGTCGATCCGCCGGATGTGCTTTACAATCAGGGCCTTGCAAACCTGCAGGGCGGTCGTCTGACCGAGGCGGCACGCAAATTCGAAGCGATCGATCGCCAGCATCCCTATTCGGAATTCGCGCGGCGTGCGCTCGTCATGAATTCCTTCGTCAAGTATCGCCAGGGCGACTACGATGAAGCAGTGAACGGCGCCAACCGCTATCTGAGCCTATATCCGGGCGATGAGGATGCGGCTTATGCACAGTACATCATCGGTCTTGCCTATTTTCGCCAGATCCGTGACGTGACGCAGGACCAGCGCGACTCGGCGCGCGCCATTCAGGCGATGCAGACGGTGGTCGATCGCTATCCCGACTCCGAATATGTCGAGGACGCACAGGCGAAGATCCGGTTCGCGCGCGACCAGCTCGCCGGCAAGGAAATGCAGGTCGGCCGCTATTATCTCGAGCGCCGCGAGTATGTGGCCGCCATCAATCGCTTCCGCAACGTTGTGGAGCGCTATCCCAACACGCGCCAGGTCGAGGAAGCGCTCGCGCGTCTCGTCGAGGCCAATTATGCGCTCGGCCTGACCGATGAAGCGCAGACGGCCGCCGCAGTGCTTGGCCACAACTATCCGGACAGCCAGTGGTATGCGGACTCCTACGCACTGCTGCAGACCGGCGGGCTTCAGCCGCGCGAGAATTCCGGCTCGTGGATTTCCCGTGCCGGTGCGGCGATCCTCGGCCCGGACGCTTGA
- the lpxC gene encoding UDP-3-O-acyl-N-acetylglucosamine deacetylase → MISISSGNQTTIAHRVSLSGIGVHSGAEVAVRLHPGDIDSGVVFRRVFSDGRREDIRAVSSKVVATDLCTVIGSASGATIGTIEHVMAAIAALDVDNIIIEVDGAEMPIMDGSARAFVEAIDEAGIVQLEARRRFIRVRKPVRVEMGGSWGEFLPHETTRYEVTIDFDSAAIGRQVWAGDITAGIFRAELARSRTFGFMRDVEKLWAAGFALGASLENAVVVSDDDSVINAEGLRYSDEFVRHKTLDAVGDLALAGAPIIGCFRSYRGGHKLNAIALKALLDDLSAYDIVEAPSAGAQRFRRADLVSVSPSFAPWAH, encoded by the coding sequence ATGATCTCAATTTCTTCCGGCAACCAGACCACCATTGCGCACCGCGTCTCGCTTTCGGGCATTGGTGTCCACAGCGGCGCCGAAGTCGCGGTTCGTCTCCACCCGGGTGACATCGACAGCGGCGTGGTCTTTCGCCGCGTCTTCTCCGACGGTCGCCGCGAAGACATTCGCGCCGTGTCTTCCAAAGTCGTTGCCACCGATCTCTGCACCGTCATCGGCAGCGCGAGCGGTGCGACCATCGGCACGATCGAGCATGTGATGGCAGCCATTGCCGCCCTCGATGTGGACAACATCATCATCGAAGTCGACGGCGCTGAGATGCCGATCATGGACGGCTCGGCCCGCGCATTCGTCGAAGCCATCGACGAGGCGGGCATCGTCCAATTGGAGGCACGCCGCCGCTTCATCCGAGTGCGCAAGCCTGTGCGCGTGGAGATGGGTGGATCCTGGGGCGAGTTCCTGCCGCATGAAACGACACGCTACGAAGTGACGATCGACTTCGACAGCGCCGCGATCGGCCGTCAGGTCTGGGCAGGGGACATCACTGCCGGCATTTTCCGCGCGGAACTCGCACGTTCGCGGACATTCGGCTTCATGCGTGACGTCGAAAAGCTGTGGGCAGCCGGTTTCGCGCTGGGCGCATCTCTCGAGAACGCCGTGGTCGTTTCCGATGACGACAGCGTCATCAATGCCGAAGGCCTGCGTTATTCCGACGAGTTCGTGCGGCACAAGACGCTGGATGCCGTCGGCGATCTGGCACTGGCAGGTGCGCCGATCATCGGATGCTTCCGTTCCTATCGCGGCGGGCACAAGCTCAACGCCATCGCGCTCAAGGCGCTCCTCGACGATTTGTCCGCCTATGATATCGTGGAAGCTCCTTCGGCCGGCGCACAGCGCTTCCGCAGAGCCGATCTGGTGTCAGTTTCCCCCTCTTTCGCGCCATGGGCGCATTAG